A stretch of DNA from Candidatus Brocadiia bacterium:
TGAAACGGGTGGTGGTGTCCACTTACCAATCGGTCTCAGGCGCCGGCCTTAAGGCCGTGGCTGAGATGACGGACGAGGCCCGGGCTCTGCTGTCCGGCCGGAAATACCAGCGCCGGATTTTCCCGCACCAGATTGCCTTTAACGTCATTCCCCAGATACCGCAATCCAATGCCTTCTGCCAGGATGACTATACCGATGAAGAGGTCAAGATGATTCAGGAGACCCAGAAGATAATGGGTAACAGTTCCATCAAGGTCAGCCCGACCTGTGTCCGGGTGCCGGTCAACCGCGGGCACGCCGAGTCGGTCAATATAGAGTTCTCGAGGCCGATATCGCCGGCCAAGGTCCGGGCGTTGCTGGCCAAGGCGCCGGGCATCCGGGTGATAGACGATCCCAAGCATCAATCATATCCGATGCCGGTGGACGTGGCCGGTAAGGACGACGTGCTGGTCGGCCGGATCCGGGTAGACCGGACCGTCAAGAACGGCATAAACCTGTGGCTGTGCGGCGAGAACCTGCGCAAGGGCGCGGCCCTCAACGCCGTCCAGATAGCGGAGACGGTCATACAGGATTATAAATAAAGCCACGGATTACACAGATTAATCTGATAAATTGATACATTAAATTAAGGATGTAGATATGAGATATGTTTTTATATTGTTAGTTTTGAGCTTATTTATTGTTGCCGCGGGGAAATCTGTGGAATCTGTGGCAGATATAGAGCAGTTATCCCGTGACGGCAAGAAGGTCGAGGCGGCCCGGGCTTACAGCAAATTGATAAACGCCGAGCCGGAGAATATCGAGGCGCACCGCGGTTACCAGAACCTGATGCGCGAGGCCGGCGATATTGAACGGGTCCGCAAGGAATATCTGGCCAGGCTCGAGGCCAACCCGGACAGCCCGCTCTATAATTATCTGTACGGACGTCTGATGGAAGGCGCCGAGCTGGAAAAGGCCTTCCTCCAGGCCATCAAACTGGACAAGACCTTTTTCTGGGCTTATTACGGGCTGGGCCAGTTCTATAAGGACAACAAGAAATACGACCAGGCTATGAAGTATTTCGAAGACGCCACAAAGGTCTGGCCGGAGTTCCTGGAGGCGCGGCACTGGCTGGCTATGATGGCTTACGAGTCCGGCGATATCGACCGGGCTATCGCCGAATGGGCCGCGGTGCTGGCCAAAAAGCCCGGCTATATTGACGCCCAGCTGGGACAGGCCATCGCCTACAAGGCCAAGGGCGAATATATCAAGGCCCTGGACATTCTTGAGCCGTTGATGATGGCCAAATACTGGAAGGCATTTGAACCGGCCATCCAGTGCTACCACGCCCGGGCCAACTATAAGCCGGCCATCCAGGCCCGCAAGCAGTTGCGCGAGATGAGCGCGACCATTCAGGCCATTCCGGACCAGATAACCGTGGACATCATTCGCACCGATAAATATATCCTGATTGCCCGCGAGTTCATCCGCTCCGAACAGAATCGGCTGGAGTTCGATGTTTACACCTGGCAAGAGGAGAAGGACAAGGTCCTGGATATTTCCGTCCGTCAGCCGGACAAGCTCTTGTATTCGTCAAGGGTTAGGGAGACCACCCTGGTGTTGCTGAGGAAAGAAGGCAAAAGTGACGACGGCAAGCCGCTGGCCGAAGAGGTGGCGTCTTATTATAAGATGATACCGTCATACCAACGCGTACTGGCCGATGTGCAGGAATACCTGAAGAAGTAGTTCCCGTAGCCACAGAGGCGCTCTACGAACCCTGACGGATTCTCAGAGCGAGAACCCGGAACGGGCAGAGAACACAGAGATAATTAATAATTTTATTTGGCCTCCGTGAACTCTGAGGTTCTGTGGCTAATAAGGTGAAATGAAGCGTAATATCAAATTGATCATCGAATATGACGGCACCAACTACTGCGGCTGGCAGATACAGAAGAACTCCCGGACCATCCAGGCCGAGATAACCAAGGCCATCGAGGAGATGACCGGCCAGAAGACGACGCTTTACGGGGCCAGCCGGACCGACAGCGGCGTGCACGCGCTGGGGCAGACGGCTAATTTCCGTACCCAGAGCAAGCTCGAGCCGGCCCGGATACAGCGCGGGCTGAACGGGATTCTGGATAGGGACATCGTCATCAGCCAGGCGGTTGAGGTGCCGGATAAGTTCAACGCCCGGTACGATGCCAAGGACAAGGTTTACATATATACCATGCTTAACGGTCCGGTGCGGACGGCCCTGCAGAGGCATTTCTGCTATTATAATCCACAGCCGGCATCCGTAAGCTTGATGCAGAAGGCGGCCCGGTACCTTGAGGGCCGGCACGATTTCCGCGCCTTTGCCTCCAAGGCCGGCAGTTATAAGGACAGCGTCCGGACGATTTATGACATCAAGGTCACCGGCAAGCGGCTGGCCGGCAACAGCCGGATGATTTACTTTAAATTCCGGGGCGACGGGTTCCTTTATAATATGGTGCGCAACATCGTCGGCACGCTGTTATTAACAGGTTATAAAAAGATTGCGCCGAACGCGGTAAAAGATATACTCAAGTCCAAAAACCGGGCCAAGGCCGGACCGAACGTGCCGGCCAAAGGTCTGTGCCTGGTTAAGGTGGAATATTAACCGATTATGAACTGGATTGACATCATATTCTCCGTGGTTTTGCTTATCGGTATCATCCTGGGGGTGTATACCGGTTTCTGGTGGCAGTTCATCAGGTTCTTCCTGCTGCTGGTGGCTCTTTACAGCACGCTTTATCTGCACGAACCCATTGCCAAATGGATTGGTCCGGAGATGGCCGACCCGTATATGGCCCAGCTTTTAATTTACCTGGTGGTATTTACATCCATCTACCTGATACTTTTTATGATTACCTGGGTGATGGAGATAACCTTTGGCAAGAAGTCCAAGGGAGAGAAGAAGTCCAAAGAGTCAAAAGGAGACAAGAAGCCCAAAGAGTCCGATGAGCCCAAGGAATCAAAAGGCGGCGGCAAAGGCAAGTCCGGCAAGAGCACGCTCAATAGGGCGTTCGGCGGCCTGTTCGGGTTCATGAAGACGGCGCTTATCTGCGGTTCGATACTGCTGGGCGTCAGCTATTACCCCACATCACAGCTTAGGGCACAAGTCAAGGAATCGGCTTTTGCCAAACCGCTGTTGTGGTACACCCGCAAGGTGGCTCTGTTTATGCCACACAAATATAAGCAGAACATCAGGTCTTTTATAGACAGTATTACCCGCCAGCAGAAAGCGCCGGAAACAGAAGGGCGGTAGATCCTGTCTATGAAAGTAGTTCACATCATCACCCGCTTGATACTGGGCGGCGCTCAGGAGAATACGCTCATCACCGTCGAGGGTCTACAACGGATGCCCGGTTATCCATCGGCTGTTAGCGACCTGTCTGCCGACAGTCAGACAAAGGAGCGTTACAGCCGAGGATACTCGGCAGATAAGTCGTTCCTCCAACTGCCGAAGTACGAGGTGACGCTTATCAGCGGCCCGGCGCTCGGGCCCGAAGGCGAACTGGTCAAGCGGGCCCAGGACAATAAAGTAAACCTGATCATCATTTCCCAGATGCGCCGGAACATATTTCCCTGGCTGGATTTGATATCGTTTATCAGGATATTTTTCCTGCTCAGGAAACTCAAGCCCGATATCGTCCATACGCACAGCACCAAGGCCGGCATCTTCGGCCGGATTGCGGCCAAACTGGCCGGAGTCAAGATTATCATCCACACCATCCACGGAATGCCGTTTTATCCTTACCAGCCGCGGATAGCCAACTGGTTTTACACAGCGCTGGAATGGCTGGCCGCCAAGGTGACCGACAGGATTATCTGCGTGGCCGACGCCATGACGGCGCAGGCGCTGGCCGCCGGCGTGGGCAAGCCGGAACAGTACACCACCATCTACAGCGCGCTGGAAATGGATAAATTTGTACCGCTCAAGACCAGGCTCGAAGAGCGCCGGGAGCTGGGCATCGGGCCGGACGACAAGGTCATCGGCGTGGTGGCCCGGCTGGCCAATCTGAAAGGCCACGAGTATTTGATTCGGATAGCCCACCAGATTATTCGCGAGGTGCCGGAAGTCAAATTGATGTTCGTCGGCGACGGCGCGTTGCGTGAACAGATTACCAAGGATGTCAAAGAGCGCGGGCTGGTCGGCCGGGTGATATTCACCGGGCTGGTCGAGCCGCAGCGCATACCCGGACTGATTCAGGCGATGGACGTGTTGGTGCACCCGTCGCTCCGGGAAGGTCTGGCCCGGGCGCTGCCCCAGGCGCTGGCCCTGGGCCGGCCGGCGGTATCGTTCGATATCGACGGCGCCCGCGAGGTGGTGCTGGACGGCCGGACCGGGTTTATCATTCCGCCTCCGCAGGCCGGACGGGAGTACGACTCGCTGGATAAGATGGCCGAGAAGATAATTTATCTGTTGAAGAATCCGGCTGAAGCGGCTAAGATGGGTCAGGCCGGCAAAGAACACATCAAGCAGAACTTTGATTCTGCGTATATGGTCAGCCGCATCGGACAGGTCTATGAAGAGGCGGCCAAGCAGAAATCGGCGCCGCCTACTTCCCTATAAACGTCTTGATACTTTCCACCACGTAGTCCTGCTGCTGGCTGGTCAGCTCCGGATAGATGGGCAATGACAGCGCTTCGAGCGAGGTCTTTTCCGATACCGGCAGGTCGCCCGGTTTGTATCCCATATATGTAAAGCATTCCTGGAGGTGGAGTGGCAGAGGATAATAGACCTCGGTGCCGATGCCGCGTTCCTTGAGGAAATCCCTGAGCCCGTCTCTTTTGCCTTTGACGATGATGGTATACTGGTGGTATATGTGGTTGCAGTCCGGATGGACAAACGGCGTAGTGATGACGCTGTCCAGCCCGGCTGACTTAAAGAGTTTGTTGTAATAAGCGGCCCGTTCGGCCCGGCCGGTGCTCCAGTTGTCCAGGTATTTGAGTTTGGCCTTGAGCACGGCCGCCTGGAGCGTATCCAGCCGGCTGTTCATGCCGACATACTGATGATAATATTTCTTGGAGCTGCCGTGGACGCGGAGTTTGCGGACCATCTGTCCGAGGTTATCGTCGTCGGTGGTGACCAGCCCGCCGTCGCCCCAGCAACCCAGGTTCTTGGACGGGAAGAACGAGAATCCGGTCAGCGCGCCCATGGTGCCGGCCTTTTTGCCTTTGTATGTCGAGCCGATGGCCTGGGCCGCGTCTTCGACCACGGCGCAGTTATGCTTTCGGGCCAGCTCCAGGATGGGCTGCATCTCGGCGCACTGGCCGTAAAGATGGACCGGCATGATGGCTTTGGCTTTCTTGGACTTCTTTAGGGCGTCGGCAATCCGGTTGGGGTCGCAGTTGAATGTCTTGGGGTCGATATCCACGAATACCGGCCGGGCGCCGGTCCGGGCGATGGAGCCGGCCGTGGCGAAGAATGAAAATGTAGTGGTGATGACCTCATCCCCGGTCTTGATATCCAGGGCCATCAGGGACAGGAGCAGGGCGTCCGAGCCTGAGGCCACGCCGATGGCGTGCTTGGCGCCGACATACTTAGCCGCGGCGGCCTCGAACTCGGCCACTTCTGGGCCCATAATGAAGTGCTGGGAATCAATGACTTTCTGGATGGATTGCTGGATGTCGTCCTTGATTTTCTGATGCTGCATTTTAAGGTCCAAAAGCGGGACGTTCATAATGTGCTCCTTGTTTTACTTAGTTAAATAAATCACAAATAGAATAAGATAAAAAATACCGGCCTATGGTCAAGTAATTTGATAACAATAAGGATGTTGAGCAGAGTTACGGCAGACATAAGGACGAGTCGCTCATTGGGTAATGGCAATATAATGTAAGATGAACAGGAACTTGATGTTCGGAATTGGAGACAAACGCCCCGTTAATGGGGGTGTTTTAGACCAGGCGAAAACAAACTTGAAAGATTGACACCGATTTTTCTTGCAAAGCTTTTTATAAATGATAGATTAAGAGGACTCGGTCAAGACAAAAATCAGTCTGGGCCAGACGGGTGGTTAAAGACCCGTCCGCGGTCGAGACAGGAACAATCGTTAATGAAAAAGGAGAAACCTTGTCTCTGGGCTAAAGCCAGCGAAGGTCGTATCTGCAAACACGGGTTCAATTGCGGAGCCTGCGGATATGGGCAATCGCTTCTGAAACAGGAAGATAAGAAGATCAAGGAGTTTACGGATAAAGCGGGGACCGACAATGTCCGTCCCGATAAGCTGAAAGAGCCGATGGAGAAGAGGCTCGATAAACCAGCTGCCGGACCCGGCAATCATAAGGATAACTCCGGTACCGCAAAGAAGACCGGCATATAGCACAATTCTTCTCCTTAATTTGTGAGGTTACCATGACTCAATCAACGCTTCTGACGGCCACGATACTTGTTCCCATCATCTGCGGCATACTTTGTTTCATACTTCGCAACCGGGCCATCCGGACATTGCTCATCACCGTCAACGCGCTGATACTTATCGCCAGTTCCGTCTGGCTTCTGACCGGAGGCGAATTCACTTTCTCGCCGGAACCATACTGGAATACCATCATCACCGTGCTGGATTTCGCCCTGCTGACGTATTTCCTCTACATCGGCTTTGCCAGCGGCAACCTGGCCGTAATTGTGTTGTCATTGCTCCAGATAGTTCCGCTCGGTTACTTTGAATACACCCAGGGCCATAACCTGGAAGCCAGCCCGTCGTTTGTGGTCGACCAGTTGGCCATAATTATGTGCCTGGTCATATCCATAGTTGGTTCGCTTATTTCGCTTTACGCCATCAGGTATATGGACGAGCACGAAGAGCACCTGCATCTGGCCAAGTCGCGCCAGCCGGTATTCTTCCTATTCTTTATTCTGTTCCTGGGCGCCATGAACGCGCTGGTATTTGCCAACAGCCTGATGTGGCTGTATTTCTTCTGGGAAGTGACCACCCTGGCTTGTTACCAGTTAATCCGGCACGATCTCAACGCCGAGGCCAAGAACAATGCCCTGCGCGCATTATGGATGAACCTTATCGGCGGCGTAGGTTTCGTGGTGGCCATTATCATGATTCAAAGCTCGATGAGCACGTTATCCTTGACCGAAGTTGTCCATAGCCCGGCCGGCGCGGCGATGCTGATACCGCTGGCCCTGCTCTGCCTGGCCGGATTCACCAAATCGGCTCAGCTGCCGTTCCAGAACTGGTTGCTCGGCGCCATGGTCGCGCCCACTCCGGTTTCGGCATTGCTCCATTCATCCACCATGGTTAACGCCGGCGTTTACCTGCTGCTCAGGCTGGCGCCCGCTTATAAGGGTTCGCCTCTTTCGACCATGGTCATGCTCATCGGCGCTTTCAGCTTCTTCGTTACGGCCATCATTGCTATGACCCAGAGCAACGCCAAGAAACTGCTGGCCTATTCGACCATCGGTAACCTGGGCATCATCGTTATGTGCGCCGGGCTGAATACACCCCTGGCCATTACTGCCGCCCTGATACTCCTGGTTTTCCACGCCGTATCCAAGGGCTTGCTCTTTATGTGCGCCGGCGTCATCGAGAATAAGATACACAGCCGTGATATCGAGAAGATGTCCGAGCTGATTACCCGGATGCCGTTAACCACCGTCATCACCGTCATTGGTATCATCACCATGTTCCTGGCGCCGTTCGGATTGCTGGTCGGTAAATGGGCTACCATGGAAGGCGCTATGCAGGCCAATACCCAGTGGGCGCTTATTGCCGTCATTATGCTGGTGCTGGGCAGCGCCGCCACTACGGTGTTCTGGACCAAATACCTGGGCCGGCTTATCAACCAGTCTTCGTTCGACGGCAAGCACCCGATCGAGCCGCTATCGTTCTTATACAAGCTTCCGCTGATTTCGCTGGTCCTGATTGCCGTTATTATGAGCATCCTGGTTGCTCCGCTTTACGATACCGTTATCATCCCGGCCGTAAGCGCCCATTATCAAGCGATTGTTAACACCGGCAGCTGGAATATCAATATTCCGCAGATTGGTTCATTCACCACCTGGCCGCTGTTCATCGTGGTCATAGCGGCGTTGTTGATGCCGTTGCTGCTGCTCAGGTCGCGCAGGCAGGATATCGGTCCGGTTTATATGTGCGGCGAGAACGCCCCGGCCGGCGCCTGCGAGTTCTGCTCCATAGCCGATTCCAGCGAGCCGCTCCAGACCGGCGGTCTGTATTTTTCTGACACCATCACCGAGGCTTCGATGGAAAAGATATTCACGCCCATCGGCATTATCATGATATTGGTGCTGTTCGGGCTATTATTGTAGTTGTAGTTAAAATAATTAAGAGGGGAGAATACGTATGAGTCCATTAGTAATCGCCATCATCGCTTTAGTCGCCGCACCGATAATCAGCGGGATATTAAAAGGCATCGACCGCAAGTTCACCGCTCGTTTGCAGGGGCGCATCGGGCCGAGTTGGTTCCAGCCGTTTTACGATGTCATCAAGCTCTGGAACAAAGACCGGAATGTTGCCTATACTTCGCATCTTATGTGGGCTTACGGCTATATCGGCCTGATGATGGCCAGCCTGGTGATGTTCGTTATCGGTGGCGATATCCTGATAACCCTGTTTCTGCTGGCCATGGGCAGCGTTTGCTTCGTACTCGGGGCGTTGAGCATCAAGTCACCTTACAGCCATATCGGCGGCAACCGCGAACTGGTTCAAATGCTGGCTTACGAACCGATACTTTTCCTAGTGGCCCTGGCTATTTATATGAATACAGGCAGTTTCAATCTGGGCAAGATTGCCACTCTTCAGACGCCGATGGTATTAACGCTGCCGCTGGCTTTTGTGGCCATGATTATTGTTCTTCTCATCAAGATGCGCAAGTCGCCGTTCGATATCTCCATGTCGCACCACGCTCATCAGGAAATAGTGCGCGGCCCGATTACGGAGTTTTCGGGCAAATACCTGGCGCTGGTTGAGCTGGCCGAATGGTATGAGCTGATTGTT
This window harbors:
- a CDS encoding aspartate-semialdehyde dehydrogenase — translated: MKQGFVVAVVGATGAVGLELIRILEQRLFPVGELRLFASDRSAGKVTTFKTPNGQIKLRIRKVEPECFLGVDIAFFCAGSSVSKEWAPVAARNGAVVIDKSAAFRMDKAVPLVVPEVNPGAIATHKGIIASPNCSTIPLVMVLKPLNDYARVKRVVVSTYQSVSGAGLKAVAEMTDEARALLSGRKYQRRIFPHQIAFNVIPQIPQSNAFCQDDYTDEEVKMIQETQKIMGNSSIKVSPTCVRVPVNRGHAESVNIEFSRPISPAKVRALLAKAPGIRVIDDPKHQSYPMPVDVAGKDDVLVGRIRVDRTVKNGINLWLCGENLRKGAALNAVQIAETVIQDYK
- a CDS encoding tetratricopeptide repeat protein — translated: MRYVFILLVLSLFIVAAGKSVESVADIEQLSRDGKKVEAARAYSKLINAEPENIEAHRGYQNLMREAGDIERVRKEYLARLEANPDSPLYNYLYGRLMEGAELEKAFLQAIKLDKTFFWAYYGLGQFYKDNKKYDQAMKYFEDATKVWPEFLEARHWLAMMAYESGDIDRAIAEWAAVLAKKPGYIDAQLGQAIAYKAKGEYIKALDILEPLMMAKYWKAFEPAIQCYHARANYKPAIQARKQLREMSATIQAIPDQITVDIIRTDKYILIAREFIRSEQNRLEFDVYTWQEEKDKVLDISVRQPDKLLYSSRVRETTLVLLRKEGKSDDGKPLAEEVASYYKMIPSYQRVLADVQEYLKK
- the truA gene encoding tRNA pseudouridine(38-40) synthase TruA is translated as MKRNIKLIIEYDGTNYCGWQIQKNSRTIQAEITKAIEEMTGQKTTLYGASRTDSGVHALGQTANFRTQSKLEPARIQRGLNGILDRDIVISQAVEVPDKFNARYDAKDKVYIYTMLNGPVRTALQRHFCYYNPQPASVSLMQKAARYLEGRHDFRAFASKAGSYKDSVRTIYDIKVTGKRLAGNSRMIYFKFRGDGFLYNMVRNIVGTLLLTGYKKIAPNAVKDILKSKNRAKAGPNVPAKGLCLVKVEY
- a CDS encoding CvpA family protein produces the protein MNWIDIIFSVVLLIGIILGVYTGFWWQFIRFFLLLVALYSTLYLHEPIAKWIGPEMADPYMAQLLIYLVVFTSIYLILFMITWVMEITFGKKSKGEKKSKESKGDKKPKESDEPKESKGGGKGKSGKSTLNRAFGGLFGFMKTALICGSILLGVSYYPTSQLRAQVKESAFAKPLLWYTRKVALFMPHKYKQNIRSFIDSITRQQKAPETEGR
- a CDS encoding glycosyltransferase family 4 protein produces the protein MKVVHIITRLILGGAQENTLITVEGLQRMPGYPSAVSDLSADSQTKERYSRGYSADKSFLQLPKYEVTLISGPALGPEGELVKRAQDNKVNLIIISQMRRNIFPWLDLISFIRIFFLLRKLKPDIVHTHSTKAGIFGRIAAKLAGVKIIIHTIHGMPFYPYQPRIANWFYTALEWLAAKVTDRIICVADAMTAQALAAGVGKPEQYTTIYSALEMDKFVPLKTRLEERRELGIGPDDKVIGVVARLANLKGHEYLIRIAHQIIREVPEVKLMFVGDGALREQITKDVKERGLVGRVIFTGLVEPQRIPGLIQAMDVLVHPSLREGLARALPQALALGRPAVSFDIDGAREVVLDGRTGFIIPPPQAGREYDSLDKMAEKIIYLLKNPAEAAKMGQAGKEHIKQNFDSAYMVSRIGQVYEEAAKQKSAPPTSL
- a CDS encoding DegT/DnrJ/EryC1/StrS family aminotransferase; amino-acid sequence: MNVPLLDLKMQHQKIKDDIQQSIQKVIDSQHFIMGPEVAEFEAAAAKYVGAKHAIGVASGSDALLLSLMALDIKTGDEVITTTFSFFATAGSIARTGARPVFVDIDPKTFNCDPNRIADALKKSKKAKAIMPVHLYGQCAEMQPILELARKHNCAVVEDAAQAIGSTYKGKKAGTMGALTGFSFFPSKNLGCWGDGGLVTTDDDNLGQMVRKLRVHGSSKKYYHQYVGMNSRLDTLQAAVLKAKLKYLDNWSTGRAERAAYYNKLFKSAGLDSVITTPFVHPDCNHIYHQYTIIVKGKRDGLRDFLKERGIGTEVYYPLPLHLQECFTYMGYKPGDLPVSEKTSLEALSLPIYPELTSQQQDYVVESIKTFIGK
- a CDS encoding proton-conducting transporter membrane subunit, whose product is MTQSTLLTATILVPIICGILCFILRNRAIRTLLITVNALILIASSVWLLTGGEFTFSPEPYWNTIITVLDFALLTYFLYIGFASGNLAVIVLSLLQIVPLGYFEYTQGHNLEASPSFVVDQLAIIMCLVISIVGSLISLYAIRYMDEHEEHLHLAKSRQPVFFLFFILFLGAMNALVFANSLMWLYFFWEVTTLACYQLIRHDLNAEAKNNALRALWMNLIGGVGFVVAIIMIQSSMSTLSLTEVVHSPAGAAMLIPLALLCLAGFTKSAQLPFQNWLLGAMVAPTPVSALLHSSTMVNAGVYLLLRLAPAYKGSPLSTMVMLIGAFSFFVTAIIAMTQSNAKKLLAYSTIGNLGIIVMCAGLNTPLAITAALILLVFHAVSKGLLFMCAGVIENKIHSRDIEKMSELITRMPLTTVITVIGIITMFLAPFGLLVGKWATMEGAMQANTQWALIAVIMLVLGSAATTVFWTKYLGRLINQSSFDGKHPIEPLSFLYKLPLISLVLIAVIMSILVAPLYDTVIIPAVSAHYQAIVNTGSWNINIPQIGSFTTWPLFIVVIAALLMPLLLLRSRRQDIGPVYMCGENAPAGACEFCSIADSSEPLQTGGLYFSDTITEASMEKIFTPIGIIMILVLFGLLL
- a CDS encoding complex I subunit 1 family protein codes for the protein MSPLVIAIIALVAAPIISGILKGIDRKFTARLQGRIGPSWFQPFYDVIKLWNKDRNVAYTSHLMWAYGYIGLMMASLVMFVIGGDILITLFLLAMGSVCFVLGALSIKSPYSHIGGNRELVQMLAYEPILFLVALAIYMNTGSFNLGKIATLQTPMVLTLPLAFVAMIIVLLIKMRKSPFDISMSHHAHQEIVRGPITEFSGKYLALVELAEWYELIVIMGLIAVFGVSTMSNTWVSNLWIILPLVSYFIVLVIDNVTARLTWSILLKFSWTFGIGLVILNMIGYYIIRYYNTIK